Proteins encoded in a region of the Victivallis lenta genome:
- a CDS encoding MBL fold metallo-hydrolase, producing MKITFLGTGAAEGIPAVWCECELCKQAKMLGGKDIRRRCTYAVDDDTMIDFGPDAVRQTQDAGIDLTRLERIIFTHNHPDHLSPMELQFRRTGYFSRVSRELTVIGSCRIFSRILSFTAEDCGIYTLADLRIRPLEIRAGETVTDRGLAVTALAATHAPGKEAQLFVLERGGKRFFVANDTGVIADSELERLRGVRLDLVAVDCTMGNSAKRVDGHFGMRGVVEFRDRLRALGCLDDASQVYVNHFSHNGLCLHRDLEAFFLPRAIKVAYDGLTVEIQ from the coding sequence ATGAAAATCACGTTTCTTGGTACCGGGGCGGCGGAAGGGATTCCGGCTGTCTGGTGTGAGTGCGAATTGTGCAAACAGGCAAAAATGCTGGGCGGCAAGGATATCCGTCGCCGCTGCACCTATGCGGTCGACGACGATACGATGATCGATTTCGGCCCCGACGCCGTCCGGCAGACGCAGGATGCCGGCATCGACCTGACCCGGCTGGAACGGATCATTTTCACTCACAACCATCCAGATCACCTGAGTCCGATGGAGCTCCAGTTCCGGCGGACGGGCTATTTCAGCCGGGTCAGCCGCGAGCTGACCGTGATCGGGAGCTGCCGCATCTTCTCCCGGATTCTCTCCTTCACTGCGGAGGACTGCGGCATTTACACGCTCGCCGATCTCCGCATCCGGCCGCTCGAGATCCGCGCCGGCGAAACCGTCACGGACCGGGGGCTTGCCGTCACCGCGCTCGCCGCGACGCATGCGCCCGGCAAGGAGGCGCAGCTGTTCGTCCTTGAGCGCGGCGGAAAACGTTTTTTCGTCGCCAACGACACCGGCGTCATTGCCGATTCCGAGCTCGAGCGGCTGCGCGGCGTCCGGCTGGACCTGGTCGCCGTCGACTGCACGATGGGGAATTCCGCAAAACGGGTGGACGGTCATTTCGGCATGAGGGGCGTAGTGGAGTTTCGGGACAGGCTCCGTGCCCTCGGCTGCCTCGACGACGCATCGCAGGTCTATGTGAACCATTTTTCCCACAACGGCCTCTGTCTGCACAGGGATCTGGAAGCATTCTTTCTGCCGCGTGCGATCAAGGTTGCCTATGACGGCCTGACCGTTGAAATACAATAG
- a CDS encoding prepilin-type N-terminal cleavage/methylation domain-containing protein — MKRKCFTLIELLVVIAIITILAAMLLPALNQARARARGITCVNQHNQLYKTFLFYADDYDQYVAFEYPNPKNSAEGWFWGMILYKTGYLPAGSALLDCPEQPKKDTGDTKDNTQNPYYAFRYGMNRFDGSGVFYNFYKTKVAEWGNFGVLVGTRHVYNRLTRMKKPGEVPLTACTEGVGSWWGGGGIKEFKQGESTSAGDITPIHSNRCNMSFYDGHAASFGRAELKSMGFKSCVISGTYTTL; from the coding sequence ATGAAGAGAAAATGCTTCACCTTGATCGAACTGCTGGTCGTTATCGCGATCATCACCATTCTGGCGGCGATGCTGCTGCCCGCGCTGAATCAGGCGCGGGCCAGGGCCAGGGGAATCACCTGTGTCAATCAGCACAACCAGCTTTACAAGACTTTTCTTTTTTATGCGGACGATTACGACCAGTACGTGGCGTTCGAATATCCGAACCCGAAGAACAGTGCTGAGGGATGGTTCTGGGGAATGATTTTGTACAAGACCGGTTATCTGCCTGCCGGAAGTGCGCTGCTGGACTGTCCCGAGCAGCCGAAGAAAGACACCGGCGACACGAAGGACAACACGCAGAATCCCTATTACGCATTCCGTTACGGCATGAACCGCTTCGACGGCTCGGGCGTCTTTTACAACTTTTACAAGACCAAGGTTGCGGAGTGGGGCAATTTCGGCGTCCTGGTCGGCACCAGGCACGTCTATAACCGGCTGACCCGCATGAAGAAACCGGGCGAAGTTCCCCTGACCGCCTGCACCGAGGGCGTCGGCTCCTGGTGGGGCGGCGGCGGAATCAAGGAGTTCAAGCAGGGCGAATCGACCTCCGCGGGTGACATTACTCCGATTCACAGCAATCGGTGCAACATGAGCTTCTACGACGGTCACGCCGCCTCATTCGGCAGGGCGGAGCTGAAGTCCATGGGATTCAAAAGCTGTGTGATTTCCGGTACGTACACGACTCTCTGA
- a CDS encoding substrate-binding domain-containing protein, which yields MSNTMLNKAETLYEQLRTEIGKRKNGERFYSVRGIMKRYTVSQSVVDRTLLLLRNEGLLTTTPGSGMFVCASGLEDGMQEAETVRQEVLLLVPRWPSTDIDTLTARAEAINTGDSKWHIRIEAFDYVNTIPRNFDGALRRAAGMIIRSASGNFQQADLNALSHYCSIKPTIVLGHPLEGLKTGCAGLDSYFASGLAMHHLMKHGHRRIGLLVSEPHTRGIRERVRGVHGFAKLLGMQVDVIDCCVVSGEVAMTKTYKRFLDVLQEGFRFTALLGVSGESIQGAVNACHNYKLRIPEDLSVVAISGENLTAISSPPLDTVAADVGGQLDAALLMIDRIAASRENHAPEEVFLQTELIKRGSVLDITNVTTSSGEK from the coding sequence ATGTCAAATACCATGTTGAATAAAGCGGAAACACTTTACGAGCAACTTCGTACGGAAATCGGGAAGCGGAAGAACGGAGAGCGTTTTTACAGCGTTCGCGGCATTATGAAACGATACACCGTAAGCCAGTCGGTCGTCGACCGCACGCTTTTGCTGCTGCGGAACGAAGGGCTCCTGACCACGACTCCGGGGAGCGGCATGTTCGTCTGCGCCTCGGGACTTGAAGACGGAATGCAGGAGGCGGAGACGGTGCGCCAGGAGGTCCTGCTGCTGGTTCCCCGCTGGCCGTCGACCGATATCGATACGCTGACCGCGCGGGCGGAGGCGATCAATACCGGCGATTCGAAATGGCATATCAGAATTGAGGCTTTCGACTATGTCAACACGATTCCCCGCAACTTCGACGGCGCGCTGCGCCGGGCGGCGGGGATGATCATCCGTTCCGCCAGCGGCAACTTCCAGCAGGCGGACCTCAACGCGCTTTCGCACTACTGTTCGATCAAACCGACCATCGTGCTGGGACATCCGCTGGAGGGGCTCAAAACCGGCTGCGCCGGGCTGGACAGCTATTTCGCGTCGGGACTTGCCATGCACCACCTGATGAAACACGGCCACCGCCGGATCGGACTCCTGGTCAGCGAGCCGCATACGCGGGGAATCCGGGAGCGCGTCCGCGGCGTGCACGGTTTTGCGAAGCTTCTCGGCATGCAGGTTGACGTCATCGACTGCTGCGTTGTTTCGGGGGAGGTTGCGATGACCAAAACCTATAAACGCTTCCTCGACGTGCTTCAGGAGGGATTCCGGTTTACCGCGCTTCTCGGCGTCTCCGGGGAGTCGATTCAGGGGGCGGTCAACGCCTGTCACAATTACAAGCTCCGGATTCCGGAGGATTTGAGCGTCGTTGCGATTTCGGGAGAAAACCTGACGGCGATCAGCAGTCCGCCGCTCGACACGGTGGCCGCCGATGTCGGCGGCCAGCTCGATGCGGCGCTGCTTATGATCGACCGGATCGCGGCAAGCAGGGAAAACCACGCACCGGAGGAGGTGTTCCTCCAAACCGAACTGATCAAGCGGGGATCGGTGCTCGATATCACCAACGTAACCACATCATCGGGAGAGAAATGA
- the trpA gene encoding tryptophan synthase subunit alpha, whose amino-acid sequence MMETRINRCLERCRAEKRGALVVYVTVGCPSPAESEALIGRLIEAGADMIELGVPFSDPMADGPVIQRAGQLALQAGTTLPEILAIAGRIRKRFPETPLVLFSYYNVLLNYGLDRLGADLRSAGVDGLLAVDLPLEERGEVVPICEANGIQLIPLVSPATSPERAAKIAAGCSGFVYCITVRGVTGVRSSLPPELAAELESAKKACGLPVAAGFGISTPEMARDISFHADAVVVGSAMVRTLLDEGADAAVSLIGSIAAGLRR is encoded by the coding sequence ATGATGGAAACGCGAATCAACCGTTGTCTCGAACGCTGCCGGGCGGAAAAACGCGGCGCGCTGGTCGTCTATGTGACTGTCGGCTGCCCGTCTCCGGCGGAGAGTGAAGCCCTGATCGGCCGCCTGATCGAAGCCGGCGCCGATATGATCGAACTCGGCGTGCCGTTTTCGGACCCGATGGCGGATGGGCCGGTCATCCAGCGTGCCGGACAGCTTGCGCTGCAGGCCGGCACGACGCTGCCGGAGATTCTCGCGATTGCCGGACGCATCCGGAAACGCTTTCCCGAAACGCCGCTTGTGCTGTTCTCTTATTACAATGTCCTGCTGAATTACGGTCTCGACCGGCTCGGTGCGGATTTGAGGTCTGCCGGGGTTGACGGGCTGCTGGCGGTCGATCTGCCGCTTGAGGAGCGGGGAGAGGTTGTGCCGATATGCGAAGCGAACGGGATTCAGCTCATTCCGCTGGTCTCGCCGGCGACGTCGCCGGAACGCGCCGCGAAAATTGCGGCCGGATGCAGCGGCTTCGTCTACTGCATCACGGTTCGCGGGGTGACCGGGGTGCGCAGCTCGCTGCCGCCCGAGCTGGCAGCGGAACTCGAGAGTGCGAAAAAGGCGTGCGGACTCCCGGTTGCGGCGGGCTTCGGCATTTCGACACCGGAGATGGCCAGAGATATTTCCTTTCACGCCGATGCGGTTGTCGTCGGCAGCGCGATGGTCAGGACGCTGCTGGACGAAGGGGCGGACGCCGCCGTATCGCTGATCGGCAGCATCGCTGCGGGACTGCGGCGATAA
- the trpB gene encoding tryptophan synthase subunit beta, with amino-acid sequence MNSHYGVYGGQYIAETLMPTLIELEKEYLKAKEDPAFLAEYRGLLTDYVGRESPLYYAKRLSESIGGARIYLKREDLNHTGAHKINNTIGQALLARRMGKTRLIAETGAGMHGVGTATVAALFGMECDVFMGAVDIARQAPNVERMKTLGARVIPVESGSGTLKDAMNEAIRNWVATAENTFYVIGTVAGPHPYPAMVRDFQSVIGAESRRQILEKRGKLPAEVLACVGGGSNAIGMFSAFLADEAVKLTGVEAGGKGIETGEHAASINGGRVGVLHGCKTYLLQTADGQVVEAYSVSAGLDYPGVGPEHSFLADSGRVSYVAINDDEAVAAFDTLSRMEGIIPALESSHALAQALKTAKTYSPEESIIVCLSGRGDKDMDNIAKYKANLEK; translated from the coding sequence ATGAACAGTCACTATGGTGTGTACGGCGGGCAGTATATCGCCGAAACCCTGATGCCGACGCTGATCGAACTTGAGAAGGAGTATCTGAAAGCGAAGGAGGACCCCGCGTTTCTGGCGGAGTACCGCGGTCTGCTGACCGATTACGTCGGCCGCGAGTCGCCGCTCTATTATGCGAAACGGCTCTCGGAGTCGATCGGCGGGGCGCGCATCTACCTGAAACGGGAGGACTTGAATCATACCGGCGCCCACAAGATCAACAACACGATCGGCCAGGCGCTGCTGGCCCGGCGCATGGGCAAGACCCGGCTGATCGCCGAAACCGGGGCCGGCATGCACGGCGTCGGCACCGCGACGGTCGCGGCGCTCTTCGGCATGGAGTGCGATGTTTTCATGGGGGCGGTCGATATTGCGCGGCAGGCGCCGAACGTCGAGCGCATGAAAACGCTCGGCGCGCGGGTGATTCCGGTCGAGTCGGGCTCCGGCACGCTGAAGGATGCGATGAACGAGGCGATTCGCAACTGGGTCGCGACGGCCGAGAACACGTTTTACGTGATCGGAACCGTGGCCGGACCGCATCCGTATCCGGCGATGGTGCGCGACTTCCAGTCCGTGATCGGGGCCGAAAGCCGCCGCCAGATTCTCGAAAAGCGCGGGAAGCTCCCGGCGGAGGTGCTCGCCTGCGTCGGCGGCGGCAGCAATGCGATCGGCATGTTTTCGGCGTTCCTCGCGGATGAGGCGGTGAAGCTGACCGGTGTGGAGGCCGGCGGAAAGGGGATCGAAACCGGAGAACATGCCGCGAGCATCAACGGCGGCCGCGTCGGCGTGCTGCACGGCTGCAAGACCTATCTGCTGCAGACGGCGGACGGCCAGGTCGTCGAAGCCTACTCGGTTTCGGCCGGGCTCGATTATCCGGGCGTGGGACCGGAGCACAGTTTCCTCGCAGATTCCGGGCGGGTCAGCTATGTCGCGATCAACGACGACGAGGCGGTGGCGGCGTTCGACACGCTGTCGCGGATGGAGGGGATCATCCCGGCGCTCGAATCGAGTCATGCGCTTGCGCAGGCATTGAAAACCGCGAAGACGTATTCGCCGGAGGAGTCGATCATCGTCTGCCTTTCGGGCCGCGGCGACAAGGATATGGACAATATTGCAAAGTATAAGGCTAATCTGGAGAAATAA
- a CDS encoding phosphoribosylanthranilate isomerase, translated as MRTPVKVKICGLTRREDVESAVEAGADYLGFVLVPESKRYVPPERWRNLTEGVPERVKCVAVVADPAREEVAEMWNIFDIIQFHGSETPELARGNNCWKALHLEHGFERMKQFDVEHFVIDAAAGGSGRRCDWNLAAAAAKEHEILLAGGLTPENVAEAVRRVGPWGVDVSGGVESSPGIKSKEKLLKFIKEAKQ; from the coding sequence GTGCGAACTCCTGTCAAAGTGAAGATCTGCGGCCTGACCCGTCGAGAGGATGTCGAATCCGCAGTGGAAGCCGGGGCGGATTATCTCGGCTTCGTACTGGTTCCGGAGTCGAAGCGGTATGTCCCGCCGGAGCGCTGGCGGAACCTGACGGAAGGCGTGCCGGAACGGGTGAAATGCGTTGCGGTCGTCGCCGACCCGGCTCGGGAAGAGGTGGCGGAGATGTGGAACATCTTTGATATCATTCAGTTTCACGGATCGGAAACGCCGGAGCTGGCGCGCGGAAACAACTGCTGGAAGGCGCTGCACCTCGAACATGGATTCGAGAGGATGAAACAGTTTGATGTGGAGCACTTTGTCATCGATGCCGCGGCCGGCGGATCGGGTCGCCGCTGCGACTGGAACCTGGCGGCGGCAGCCGCGAAGGAGCACGAGATTCTGCTGGCCGGGGGGCTGACTCCGGAAAACGTCGCGGAAGCGGTCCGCCGGGTCGGGCCGTGGGGCGTCGATGTGTCGGGCGGCGTCGAATCGTCGCCCGGAATCAAGTCGAAAGAGAAACTATTGAAATTCATAAAGGAAGCGAAACAATGA
- the trpC gene encoding indole-3-glycerol phosphate synthase TrpC — protein MEQVLETIVAKSRKELAESRKRIPASLLESRIPELPPVRDFAAALRRPGRRVIAELKAASPSKGAIRPELDREVERLAAGLEAAGAAALSVLTERNFFLGSGMNLRRARGSVDIPLLRKDFIYDEYQILEARVWGADAILLIAAMLTPEEFRKLRAFAASLGLAVLCEAHTADELDMLLDGGAEIVGINARNLSTFETSLALAGELIRQIPAGKIAVAESAIRSADDLNAMEQVGAKAFLIGETLMRAERPGEKLCELLSK, from the coding sequence ATGGAACAGGTGCTTGAAACGATTGTGGCGAAGAGCAGGAAAGAGCTGGCGGAGAGCAGGAAACGAATTCCGGCTTCCCTGCTTGAGTCGCGGATTCCCGAGCTGCCGCCCGTCCGCGACTTCGCCGCGGCGTTGCGGCGGCCGGGCAGGCGGGTCATCGCGGAGCTCAAGGCCGCTTCGCCGTCGAAGGGGGCGATTCGTCCGGAGCTGGACCGGGAGGTGGAACGCCTTGCCGCCGGGCTGGAAGCTGCGGGTGCGGCTGCTTTGTCGGTACTGACCGAGAGGAATTTCTTCCTCGGTTCCGGGATGAATCTGCGCAGGGCGCGCGGGAGTGTCGATATCCCGCTGCTGCGCAAGGATTTCATCTATGACGAATATCAGATTCTCGAGGCGCGGGTCTGGGGGGCGGACGCGATTCTGCTGATCGCGGCGATGCTGACCCCGGAGGAGTTCCGGAAGCTGCGCGCCTTCGCCGCGTCGCTCGGCCTGGCCGTGCTCTGCGAAGCGCATACGGCGGACGAACTCGATATGCTGCTCGACGGCGGCGCGGAGATCGTCGGGATCAACGCCCGCAATCTGTCGACCTTCGAGACGAGCCTCGCGCTTGCCGGAGAACTGATTCGGCAAATTCCGGCCGGGAAGATCGCGGTGGCCGAGAGCGCGATCCGTTCGGCGGACGATTTGAATGCGATGGAACAAGTTGGCGCGAAAGCATTTCTGATCGGGGAAACGCTGATGCGCGCCGAACGGCCGGGGGAAAAGCTGTGCGAACTCCTGTCAAAGTGA
- the trpD gene encoding anthranilate phosphoribosyltransferase, translating into MLTRYLNRLFERRDLSPLEMEEALRIVTGGEVAHSQIGAFLAALRMKGVSRSELVGAARMLRRAAAFIDCGRREVVDVVGTGGDGSNSFNISTASAFAAAGAGVTVAKHGNRAASSRCGSADVLAALGYNLEAPVPVIEHEIVENGIGFLYAAKLHPALANVAVIRRELKVRTIFNMLGPLCNPAGAKSIVLGVYAPELTELFAGALLELGVRRALVVHGMEGIDEISCCGPTRVSELKDGGIRTGELLPELLIGASYDPAEIAGGTPEENAAILRSVLNGSNRGGARASVLLNAGATIYVAGGAPTLQEGIRLAGESIDSGAALEKLEKLIEASHGTGA; encoded by the coding sequence ATGCTGACACGGTATCTGAACCGGCTTTTCGAACGCCGGGACCTTTCCCCGCTTGAGATGGAGGAAGCGCTGCGGATCGTGACGGGCGGTGAGGTCGCCCACTCCCAGATCGGCGCGTTTCTGGCGGCATTGCGCATGAAAGGGGTCTCCCGTTCCGAGCTGGTCGGCGCAGCCCGGATGCTGCGCCGCGCGGCTGCCTTCATCGACTGCGGACGGCGCGAGGTCGTCGATGTGGTCGGCACCGGCGGAGACGGTTCGAACAGCTTCAATATCTCGACCGCCAGCGCGTTCGCGGCTGCCGGCGCGGGAGTCACCGTCGCGAAGCACGGCAACCGGGCCGCTTCGAGCCGCTGCGGTTCGGCGGATGTGCTGGCCGCGCTCGGCTACAATCTCGAGGCTCCGGTGCCGGTCATCGAGCATGAGATCGTCGAGAACGGCATCGGCTTCCTCTACGCGGCGAAGCTCCATCCGGCGCTGGCCAATGTCGCGGTGATCCGCCGCGAGCTGAAAGTGAGGACGATTTTCAACATGCTCGGCCCGCTCTGCAATCCGGCCGGGGCGAAGTCGATCGTGCTCGGCGTCTATGCGCCGGAGCTGACCGAGCTGTTTGCCGGGGCGCTGCTCGAGCTCGGCGTCCGCCGAGCGCTGGTTGTTCACGGCATGGAGGGGATCGATGAAATCAGCTGCTGCGGCCCGACCCGGGTCTCCGAGCTGAAGGACGGCGGGATCCGTACCGGTGAGCTGCTGCCGGAACTGCTGATCGGCGCAAGTTATGATCCGGCCGAAATCGCCGGCGGCACGCCGGAGGAGAATGCCGCGATCCTGCGTTCGGTGTTGAACGGTTCGAACCGGGGCGGCGCCCGCGCCTCGGTCCTGCTGAATGCGGGGGCGACGATCTACGTCGCGGGCGGAGCGCCGACGCTGCAGGAAGGAATCCGGCTGGCCGGGGAATCGATCGATTCGGGCGCTGCGCTTGAAAAACTGGAAAAACTGATTGAGGCGAGCCATGGAACAGGTGCTTGA
- a CDS encoding anthranilate synthase component II — MILMIDNFDSFTYNLVQYFQQLGSEVEVRRNNALTAGDALALRPEAIVLSPGPGRPAGAGIMPELIGKAAAAGIPLLGVCLGHQAIGEAFGMELVNASRIMHGKVSEITHDGRGLFAGLAPLVKVVRYHSLALAEHSLPEELAVTARSEDGEIMGIRHRTLPIEGIQYHPESILTTTGKRQLANFLDIVREHRRAGR; from the coding sequence ATGATTCTGATGATTGACAATTTCGATTCGTTCACCTACAATCTCGTCCAGTATTTCCAGCAGCTCGGCTCGGAGGTGGAGGTACGCCGCAACAATGCGCTTACGGCCGGAGACGCGCTCGCGCTGCGTCCGGAGGCGATCGTGCTCTCCCCGGGGCCGGGCCGCCCGGCCGGCGCCGGCATCATGCCGGAGCTGATCGGCAAGGCCGCCGCCGCCGGAATCCCGCTGCTCGGCGTCTGCCTCGGACATCAGGCGATCGGGGAGGCGTTCGGCATGGAACTTGTGAATGCGTCGCGCATCATGCACGGCAAGGTCTCCGAGATCACGCACGACGGCCGCGGACTCTTCGCCGGGCTGGCGCCGCTCGTGAAAGTCGTTCGCTACCACTCGCTCGCGCTGGCCGAACATTCGCTGCCGGAAGAGCTTGCGGTCACGGCCCGCAGCGAGGACGGCGAGATCATGGGCATCCGCCACCGGACGTTGCCGATCGAGGGAATCCAGTATCACCCCGAATCGATCCTGACCACGACCGGAAAACGGCAGCTGGCGAACTTTCTCGACATTGTCCGGGAACACCGCCGGGCGGGGAGGTGA
- the trpE gene encoding anthranilate synthase component I, producing the protein MQTFEEFKRLSEGANLVPVVRKLIADLETPVSVLARLVDDENVFLLESVEAGERFGRYSFIGLNPRGVFSVEEGRAYYADADGKRELDAPEGPFMALRGLLKGIRPAVVPELPPLFGGAVGYLGYETVREFERLPEPKPGLDGPTSAMLITDEMIIFDNVRHTMMLSVCVRPGEFGTLKEAYDHAVRRLDAISERLRRPAAAASAGTGETPELVSNCGRETYMEMVKKARRHIYDGDIIQVVLSQKFTAETDIPPLQLYRALRLVNPSPYTFFLKIGARILISSSPETLCKLDNGTAILRPIAGTRPRGKTTAEDIAFADELLRDEKERAEHLMLVDLARNDLGRVALPGSVQVKDFMTVERYSHVMHLVTTVEALPEEGCDAFDLVRSAFPAGTLSGAPKIRAMELIRELEPVPRGMYGGAAGYFSYTGNMDLAITIRTIILDGKKMEIQAGAGIVYDSDPATEYQETCNKAAAMLKSIRLAAAGLEL; encoded by the coding sequence ATGCAGACATTCGAAGAGTTCAAGCGCCTGTCGGAAGGCGCGAATCTGGTTCCGGTGGTCAGGAAGCTGATCGCGGACCTCGAGACGCCGGTCTCGGTGCTGGCCCGGCTGGTTGACGACGAAAACGTCTTCCTGCTCGAGAGCGTCGAGGCGGGCGAGCGTTTCGGCCGTTATTCGTTCATCGGGCTCAATCCGCGCGGCGTTTTCAGCGTCGAAGAGGGCAGGGCGTATTATGCCGATGCGGACGGGAAGCGCGAGCTCGATGCGCCGGAAGGGCCGTTCATGGCGCTGCGCGGCCTTCTGAAGGGAATCCGCCCGGCGGTCGTTCCGGAGCTGCCGCCGCTCTTCGGCGGCGCGGTCGGTTATCTCGGTTACGAGACGGTCCGCGAGTTTGAGCGGCTGCCGGAGCCGAAGCCGGGCCTCGATGGGCCGACTTCCGCGATGCTGATCACCGACGAGATGATCATTTTCGACAACGTCCGGCATACGATGATGCTGAGCGTCTGCGTCCGTCCCGGGGAGTTCGGCACGCTGAAGGAGGCCTACGACCATGCGGTCCGGCGGCTTGATGCGATTTCGGAACGGCTCCGCCGCCCGGCGGCCGCCGCTTCGGCCGGAACCGGCGAAACGCCCGAACTTGTTTCGAACTGCGGCCGCGAAACCTATATGGAGATGGTGAAGAAGGCGCGCCGGCACATTTATGACGGCGATATCATCCAGGTCGTCCTCTCCCAGAAATTCACGGCTGAAACCGACATCCCCCCGCTGCAGCTTTACCGGGCGCTACGGCTCGTGAATCCGTCACCCTACACCTTCTTCCTGAAGATCGGCGCGCGCATCCTGATCAGTTCTTCTCCCGAGACGCTCTGCAAGCTGGACAACGGTACGGCGATCCTGCGCCCGATCGCCGGAACCCGGCCGCGCGGCAAAACGACTGCCGAAGACATCGCGTTCGCCGACGAGCTGCTGCGCGACGAAAAGGAGCGCGCCGAACACCTGATGCTGGTGGACCTGGCCCGGAACGACCTCGGCCGCGTCGCGCTGCCGGGCAGCGTGCAGGTCAAGGACTTCATGACCGTCGAGCGCTATTCGCACGTCATGCACCTCGTGACGACGGTCGAAGCGCTGCCGGAAGAGGGGTGCGACGCATTCGATCTCGTCCGTTCGGCGTTCCCGGCCGGAACGCTCTCCGGCGCTCCGAAGATCCGGGCGATGGAACTCATCCGCGAGCTTGAGCCGGTTCCGCGCGGCATGTACGGCGGCGCGGCGGGCTACTTCAGCTACACCGGCAACATGGACCTCGCGATCACGATCCGCACGATCATCCTGGACGGGAAAAAGATGGAAATCCAGGCCGGCGCCGGAATCGTCTACGACTCCGACCCCGCGACGGAATATCAGGAAACCTGCAACAAAGCCGCCGCCATGCTGAAATCGATCCGGCTCGCCGCCGCCGGCCTTGAACTCTGA
- a CDS encoding helix-turn-helix transcriptional regulator — MAETLTEALERIAGGMEFRRFLLPDGVAALDPPAGTQPCDRLLFVMHGVKREPMSLGGEAREIELAPGDAYLVRKNVWEYCSVATAHRLLCIVPRNGFLRVSYYDYPAGMHRGEWCDPEAVHSGRPVPQPLLAVFAALGEPGGEAGSHVPHLLRAAAALALAECRRPAPPAGKAAATFDRVRTFLDYNYTRPIGRGELAERFGLNANYLSELFRRMGGCGVQEYIEARRFEMARRLLRTTELPVKAVAEHCGFSGEVYFIRRFRELHGRPPGRYRIEQNS, encoded by the coding sequence ATGGCGGAAACTCTGACGGAAGCACTTGAACGGATTGCCGGCGGAATGGAGTTCCGCCGGTTCCTGCTGCCGGACGGCGTTGCCGCGCTCGATCCTCCGGCGGGAACGCAGCCCTGCGACCGGCTGCTTTTCGTGATGCATGGCGTGAAGCGCGAGCCGATGTCGCTCGGCGGGGAGGCGCGGGAGATTGAGCTTGCGCCCGGAGACGCCTATCTTGTGCGGAAGAACGTCTGGGAGTACTGTTCGGTCGCGACCGCGCACCGGCTGCTCTGCATCGTGCCGCGGAACGGATTCCTGCGCGTTTCGTATTATGACTATCCGGCCGGAATGCATCGCGGCGAATGGTGCGATCCGGAGGCGGTTCACTCCGGCCGCCCCGTTCCGCAGCCGCTGCTGGCGGTCTTTGCTGCGCTCGGCGAACCGGGCGGGGAGGCGGGAAGTCATGTCCCGCACCTGCTGCGGGCGGCGGCCGCGCTGGCGCTGGCCGAATGCCGCCGCCCGGCGCCCCCGGCCGGGAAGGCGGCCGCGACGTTCGACCGGGTCCGCACCTTCCTCGACTACAACTATACGCGTCCGATCGGGCGCGGTGAGCTGGCGGAACGGTTCGGGCTCAACGCGAACTATCTGTCGGAACTGTTCCGCCGGATGGGCGGTTGCGGCGTGCAGGAGTACATCGAAGCGCGGCGGTTCGAGATGGCGCGGCGGCTGCTTCGCACGACGGAGCTGCCGGTGAAGGCGGTCGCGGAGCATTGCGGCTTCTCCGGCGAGGTTTACTTCATCCGCCGCTTCCGGGAATTGCACGGCCGTCCCCCCGGCCGCTACCGGATCGAACAAAATTCGTGA